The stretch of DNA CAGAGCGCTTGTTTTTATGTATAGGCTTATTCCGACTGCTTACATTTCTCCAGCTACTGCTTCCCGTATCATATCGTCAAGTACTGTCACGTATTTTTCCGTTAAGCTAATCTGTGGTCTTACCACTATCGAAGGCCGCATACGAATCGGTCAGTTCGCCGCTGCCACGGTCCGTACCAGAAATTTAACGATTAAAACATCCAGATTCCGGCTTTCCGCCAGAACCTCCGGATGCTGCAACCCTTTCTCCATCCCCAGTTTGACCAAATTTCGACGCATTTTTTCAATTTCCTCGGCTAACATAGCTTTCGTTCCTCTTCCTTCCACGTTTACAACAAAAACATGTCTTATTATAGTCATTTTGCCATATAATGTCAACTATTTTCTGTCATTCTCCGGCAAAAATTTCCTGTTGTTTTCCAGGTGTTCAAGGGCGCTTGCTTCTCCCAAAATAAAAAGAGCCCGTAGGCTCTTTTCGGCACATAAATCAGAATCATTCCCATTGAAACTCAAGCGTAAGCGTCAGTTCATCACCATCAGGACGGATATTATAGTAGGAGCAATGGGAAATAAGCTTTTGAAACGACCGTATCTGCTTGGGAGATTCACCAACAATCTCAGGAACCCGAATGGTGATAAGTGCTTTATTATTAAAATTTTCAACAACACTGACATTATTGGATACCAGCTTAATCCCAGTCAGAATGCGGATAAAGGTTGCCCGTTTCATCGATGGCTCCCTCCTTGCCTTGATAGTTATATTTGTATTATAGCACAACTTATCCCCTTTCGGGGTCCCAGTTTATTAAATCGGCACGGGAAAATCCAGGGAGCTGCCGATTTATGAGCCTGACCGG from Propionispora hippei DSM 15287 encodes:
- a CDS encoding aspartyl-phosphate phosphatase Spo0E family protein, whose product is MLAEEIEKMRRNLVKLGMEKGLQHPEVLAESRNLDVLIVKFLVRTVAAAN